From the genome of Biomphalaria glabrata chromosome 17, xgBioGlab47.1, whole genome shotgun sequence, one region includes:
- the LOC129923737 gene encoding uncharacterized protein LOC129923737, with protein sequence MFSASLILIHAFVLKTIEAGTLSQSVFQLSNNAVGSTALGAPWQDRSRVSCIVTCMETYANCNSVRFNPTTGVCTPGSTTSYTAPPASADDGELYLKLENPSTDATCDSGKNISFQKYGSESSCIGLYKTHVSFTDYTQNCAAIGLKTVQVSTADKLKILQNISNGTDFWIGCYSSGDASYFWFDSGQSLTSLEANTIFPAGEMNKTFAGGNCCQYCPHNNTASIVDCSRKAPYSCEM encoded by the exons ATGTTCAGC gcgAGTCTTATCTTAATACACG CTTTTGTTTTGAAGACAATAGAAGCAGGAACACTATCTCAAAGCGTATTTCAACTTTCCAACAATGCCGTTGGCTCAACAGCTCTAGGTGCTCCCTGGCAGGACAGATCGCGAGTATCCTGCATCGTCACCTGCATGGAAACCTACGCCAACTGTAACAGTGTACGCTTTAATCCAACTACCGGCGTGTGCACCCCGGGGTCAACCACTTCTTACACCGCTCCACCAGCCAGCGCCGACGATGGTGAACTGTATCTGAAATTAGAAAATCCTTCGACTGACGCAACCTGTGACAGTGGGAAGAATATAAGTTTTCAGAAATACGGAAGCGAATCCAGTTGCATAGGTCTATATAAGACACATGTCTCGTTCACGGATTACACACAAAACTGTGCGGCGATCGGTCTCAAGACTGTGCAAGTCTCAACCGCTGACAAGTTGAAGATTCTTCAAAACATTTCCAACGGAACAGATTTCTGGATTGGCTGCTACAGTTCCGGAGACGCCAGCTACTTTTGGTTCGATAGTGGCCAGTCATTGACCAGCCTCGAGGCCAACACAATATTCCCTGCAGGGGAAATGAACAAGACATTCGCCGGAGGCAATTGTTGTCAGTATTGCCCGCACAACAATACTGCTTCTATTGTTGACTGTAGCAGGAAAGCTCCATATTCTTGcgaaatgtaa